In Longimicrobiaceae bacterium, one genomic interval encodes:
- a CDS encoding adenylate/guanylate cyclase domain-containing protein, with the protein MNTEQSPEPAAETNAEWRDLLLGVHPSLARMRGFFRHVPADPRCKLCLSPYAGLGGAIVQFLGFGRYPRNPQLCNNCFRQAAKHPGGAELEISALFADIRGSTAMAEAMSAAAYSDAVGRYVRTASNAIRGPGGLVEKLLGDGIMALFIPGFAGGDHASAAVEAGRSILRNVEVPVGVGVHTGTAWVGFVGGVNDVLDFTALGDAVNTASRLGSEAAGGELLMSAETAAAAGVATTQLVARHLQLRGRHEPLDAWAETISPIHATAA; encoded by the coding sequence ATGAACACCGAGCAGTCCCCCGAGCCCGCAGCAGAGACGAACGCGGAGTGGCGTGACCTGCTGCTCGGCGTTCATCCGTCGCTCGCGCGGATGCGGGGATTCTTCCGACACGTGCCGGCCGACCCGCGATGCAAGCTCTGCCTGTCGCCGTACGCAGGGCTGGGGGGCGCGATCGTGCAGTTCCTCGGCTTCGGACGCTATCCGCGCAACCCGCAGCTCTGCAACAACTGCTTCCGGCAGGCCGCGAAGCATCCCGGTGGCGCCGAGCTCGAGATCAGCGCACTCTTCGCCGACATTCGCGGGTCGACCGCCATGGCCGAGGCGATGTCCGCCGCGGCGTACTCGGATGCGGTCGGACGGTACGTGCGCACGGCGAGCAACGCCATTCGCGGTCCCGGCGGCCTGGTCGAGAAGCTCCTCGGCGACGGGATCATGGCCCTCTTCATTCCGGGCTTCGCCGGCGGCGACCATGCCAGCGCGGCGGTGGAAGCCGGCAGGAGCATCCTGCGCAACGTGGAGGTTCCAGTCGGCGTCGGCGTTCACACCGGCACGGCGTGGGTGGGGTTCGTCGGCGGCGTCAACGACGTCCTCGACTTCACCGCGCTCGGCGATGCAGTCAACACGGCCAGCCGGCTGGGATCGGAAGCGGCCGGCGGCGAGCTGCTCATGAGCGCCGAAACGGCAGCGGCCGCCGGGGTGGCCACCACCCAGCTGGTCGCCCGCCACCTTCAGCTGCGAGGGCGGCACGAGCCGCTCGACGCGTGGGCTGAGACGATATCGCCGATTCACGCGACGGCGGCCTGA